A window of Corallococcus macrosporus DSM 14697 contains these coding sequences:
- a CDS encoding radical SAM/SPASM domain-containing protein has protein sequence MATGKDILFKSPLDRMPSASVGETPASTPLKPVALKRQWKPSRFNVHALTDDGWLLLWNTYSGSLNAFRPAQRESVLKLLSQQGITASDDGITGYLSKRGFLIEKEADELRRVQYAFGQANHRSDILELILLASEDCNFRCTYCYEDFKRGTMRPEVRASIKKLVESRVRSLREFNVSWFGGEPLYGMEAIEDLAPFFAETAKREGLRFSSHMTTNGYLLTDDVAGRLLSWGITDFQITLDGLPEHHNQHRPARDGGGTYQTIYDNLVKLSEREDDFSVVIRVNFAKTNVEGLETFLKSLQERFSGDDRFTVSFHAVGRWGGSNDANLDVCGKDESHSAHMRLKAAARTLGLRVTSGWRPGARVGTDVCYAVRPYNFIVGAHGDLMKCTIDLNKKDRNIVGKILPDGTLDLNTDKMALWTEPAFERDTGCQSCHNLPACQGVHCPQIRMDYNQRPCPTIRFTAKREMVDYFKATQDGAKRAAADAAALPEADSGGEERESQTPPDAKQSAP, from the coding sequence GTGGCAACGGGCAAGGACATCCTCTTCAAGTCCCCTCTCGATCGGATGCCGAGCGCTTCGGTCGGTGAAACACCCGCGAGCACCCCTCTCAAGCCGGTCGCCTTGAAGCGGCAATGGAAGCCTTCGCGCTTCAATGTCCACGCGCTCACGGACGACGGCTGGCTGCTGCTGTGGAACACCTACTCAGGGTCGCTGAACGCGTTCCGCCCGGCGCAACGCGAGTCGGTGCTCAAGCTGCTCAGCCAGCAGGGCATCACCGCCAGCGACGACGGCATCACCGGCTACCTCTCCAAGAGAGGCTTCCTGATTGAGAAGGAGGCCGATGAGCTGCGCCGGGTCCAGTATGCGTTCGGCCAGGCGAATCACCGCAGTGACATCCTCGAGCTGATCCTGCTGGCCTCGGAGGACTGCAATTTCCGGTGCACGTACTGCTACGAGGACTTCAAGCGCGGCACGATGCGCCCCGAGGTGCGCGCGAGCATCAAGAAGCTCGTGGAGAGCCGTGTCCGGTCCTTGCGCGAGTTCAACGTCTCCTGGTTCGGGGGCGAGCCGCTGTACGGGATGGAGGCCATCGAGGACCTGGCGCCGTTCTTCGCGGAGACTGCGAAGCGCGAAGGGCTGCGGTTCTCCAGCCACATGACCACGAACGGCTACCTGCTGACGGACGACGTGGCCGGCCGCCTCTTGTCGTGGGGCATCACCGACTTCCAGATCACCCTGGACGGCCTGCCGGAGCACCACAACCAGCACAGGCCGGCGCGCGACGGCGGCGGCACATACCAGACGATCTACGACAACCTGGTGAAGCTGAGCGAGCGCGAGGACGACTTCTCGGTCGTCATCCGCGTCAACTTCGCCAAGACGAATGTCGAAGGGCTGGAGACCTTCCTGAAGTCCCTCCAGGAGAGGTTCAGCGGGGATGATCGCTTCACCGTCTCCTTCCACGCGGTGGGACGCTGGGGCGGGAGCAACGACGCCAACCTGGACGTCTGCGGCAAGGACGAATCCCATTCCGCGCACATGCGGCTGAAGGCCGCGGCCCGGACCTTGGGGCTGCGCGTCACCAGCGGGTGGCGGCCCGGCGCCAGGGTGGGGACGGACGTGTGCTACGCGGTCAGGCCCTACAACTTCATCGTGGGCGCCCATGGCGACCTGATGAAGTGCACCATCGATCTCAACAAGAAGGACCGCAACATCGTCGGGAAGATCCTCCCCGACGGCACGCTCGATTTGAACACGGACAAGATGGCCCTGTGGACCGAGCCGGCCTTCGAGCGGGACACCGGATGCCAGAGCTGCCACAACCTGCCGGCGTGCCAGGGCGTGCATTGTCCGCAGATCCGCATGGACTACAACCAGCGTCCTTGCCCGACCATCCGCTTCACCGCCAAGCGAGAGATGGTGGACTACTTCAAGGCCACCCAGGATGGCGCGAAGCGCGCCGCCGCTGATGCAGCGGCCTTGCCTGAGGCAGACAGCGGGGGAGAGGAGCGGGAGTCGCAGACGCCACCCGACGCCAAGCAGAGCGCGCCATGA
- the clpX gene encoding ATP-dependent Clp protease ATP-binding subunit ClpX: protein MKKEHHVNLSCSFCGKSQREVRKLIAGPTVYICDECIKLCNDIIADENEREEGKPQVSLPTPQEIKAFLDDYVIGQDQAKKVLAVAVYNHYKRIYQKKPTSRPRPGVKSPGGEEVELSKSNILLIGPTGSGKTLLAQSLARFLNVPFTIADATSLTEAGYVGEDVENIIQNLLHNADYDVEKASRGIVYIDEIDKIARKGDMPSATRDVGGEGVQQALLKIIEGTRANVTPRGGKKYNQQEYVQVDTTNILFICGGAFHGIDGVIKRRVGEKGLGFGAKITHREERSVGELLALTEPEDLMRFGMIPEFIGRLPMIATLNDLKEEDLVIILSQPKNALVKQYQKLFEMEKVKLTFTKEALRAIAREAMRRHSGARGLRAILEDAMLEIMYDVPFREGVKECKITEQVITKHEAPQLVMEKEKKTA from the coding sequence GTGAAGAAGGAGCACCACGTCAACCTGTCTTGTTCGTTCTGCGGCAAGTCGCAGCGCGAGGTCCGCAAGCTCATCGCGGGCCCGACGGTCTACATCTGCGACGAATGCATCAAGCTGTGTAACGACATCATCGCGGACGAGAACGAGCGCGAGGAGGGCAAGCCCCAGGTCAGCTTGCCGACGCCGCAGGAGATCAAGGCGTTCCTCGACGACTACGTCATCGGACAGGACCAGGCGAAGAAGGTCCTCGCGGTGGCGGTCTACAACCACTACAAGCGCATCTACCAGAAGAAGCCGACCTCTCGGCCGCGTCCGGGCGTGAAGAGCCCCGGCGGCGAGGAAGTGGAGCTGAGCAAGAGCAACATCCTGCTCATTGGCCCCACGGGGAGCGGAAAGACGCTGCTGGCCCAGTCGCTGGCGCGCTTCCTCAACGTGCCCTTCACCATCGCCGACGCCACCAGCCTCACCGAGGCCGGCTACGTGGGCGAGGACGTGGAGAACATCATCCAGAACCTCCTCCACAACGCCGACTACGACGTGGAGAAGGCCTCGCGCGGCATCGTCTACATCGACGAGATCGACAAGATCGCGCGCAAGGGTGACATGCCCAGCGCCACCCGCGACGTGGGCGGCGAGGGCGTGCAGCAGGCCCTGCTGAAGATCATCGAGGGCACCCGGGCCAACGTCACGCCGCGCGGCGGGAAGAAGTACAACCAGCAGGAGTACGTCCAGGTCGACACGACGAACATCCTGTTCATCTGCGGCGGCGCCTTCCACGGCATCGACGGCGTCATCAAGCGCCGCGTGGGCGAGAAGGGCCTCGGCTTCGGCGCGAAGATCACCCACCGCGAGGAGCGCAGCGTGGGCGAGCTGCTGGCGCTGACCGAGCCGGAAGACCTGATGCGCTTCGGCATGATTCCGGAGTTCATCGGCCGCCTGCCGATGATCGCCACGCTCAATGACTTGAAGGAAGAGGACCTGGTCATCATCCTCTCCCAGCCGAAGAACGCGCTGGTGAAGCAGTACCAGAAGCTCTTCGAGATGGAGAAGGTGAAGCTGACCTTCACCAAGGAGGCGCTGCGCGCCATCGCCCGCGAGGCGATGCGCCGTCACTCCGGAGCGCGCGGTCTCCGCGCCATCCTGGAGGATGCGATGCTGGAGATCATGTACGACGTGCCGTTCCGCGAGGGCGTCAAGGAGTGCAAGATCACCGAGCAGGTCATCACCAAGCACGAGGCGCCCCAGCTCGTCATGGAGAAGGAGAAGAAGACGGCCTAG
- a CDS encoding trifunctional serine/threonine-protein kinase/ATP-binding protein/sensor histidine kinase, with protein sequence MMDVPGYRIGRELTTAGAFQLLRATREEDGAPVLLKVPDTTRLPSATARLRHEWELTNALNLDGVLQPLAWTEARDGAPVLVLEGFGDATLAQRLSHGRVEPRAACRIALSLARALGGIHEQGILHRDLNPSSIVVGTDGESVKLTSFTLATRRPRAEVAPLAPERLEGTLEYLSPEGTGRTHRSVDSRGDFYSMGVVLYELLTGRRPFADTDALGLIHAHVALPPAPPVTVEPGLPQPLSDIALKLLAKSPEDRYQSAYGLVADLQRCLKALEAPGPVAPFILGAKDVPERFAVPEKLYGREPQQAALREAFERAASGRSAFVLVSGAAGMGKSALTGTLKRPVTERHGHFARGKYDQLLRDTPYSGIFEAFREVARGLLGEQEHDLERWRHRLLEAVGGMGRLVVDAVPRMALVLGDQPPVPELGPAESELRFQLVLRKLVGALASREHPLVLVLDDLHWADSTSLQLLRLLLTDRDIEHLLVIAGCRAEELSPDHPVEGLARALQEHGTPVHRIDLAPLSPEDMTRLVSDVFPPAEGQPDAQLDDLVLSLSEGNPFHAVQLLRTFYERGLVRFDADGGGFRWDATALRGQDFSDGVVALLTSRIRELSSSAQALLPMAAALGHTFDLHSLAIVLEHTDEEAAKGLGEVLQAGLVTPIDDADVDTGGTYQFTHDRVQQAALELIPADVHPEIHARIGRLLLRHTPPERLDEGLAELVSHFHLALPVLHDEQERHRVAELDLRAGRSAKSRGAWDAARRLLSTGLSLLGDDGWRKDRRLTFDLHVDASEAAYLAADFDQMERLAAAALAQAVDGAEEVRVQEVRLQCLAHRGEHSRGVDLGLEVLRKLGQPLPANPKQPHVLAAVAKTKLRLGLRKPEDLAALPECTDPLLLATLRLLVKLSSLAFMARPLLFPLVVLRVLQLTIRHGATGVAAFGYVGYGLMLSVHLGNPEEGFRYGRLALKTLDRFHAESLRAMVTFVFNLFIRHWKEPLSGCIDDFLAAAQKGQETGDIEYFGYAASAGCATAIIARDGLADGGPRMDRYRDTLANHRHKNVLFVEYMRHTLDSLTGAFTGDVEAREEELVAPYRQLDYANGIATCDVLRTLRRWLWGDARGALKSAAAVDAQVELIAGQIYLPWYKFYQGLALIAVHPTLGPLDRLRSSRAIDAIRKSMRGWANLAPMNYGARAELLDAERARLDGQEDTAADAYDRAIRLARQYGLSLDEGVACEAAARFHLTQARERVARTYLEEARAAYLRWGARAVAARLEREHPRLLPTAPEPTRTDAPTEASLAALDLASVIKTARALSGEIVLGKLLRKLMTLVIENAGARRGVLLLKRTEGLVIAAEGSVDSDGVVLEAPIPMEASTALPASILHYVVRTGETVLLHDASAEEPFSEDPYVRSAQPKSLLCSPLLKQGSLTGVLYLENDATRGAFTRERLEVLRLLSFQAAISLENAGLYASLEEYSRTLERRVEERTAEIQRKNAELAETLTRLQEMQRQLVAQEKLASLGALTAGIAHELQNPLNFVNNFSNLSSKLAGELEETLKGMADRLDSEAREDVLETLQDLKQNAQRIHSHGKRASDIIKTMLRHSRKSEGTRSKADLNLLVRDSVNLAVQGLRSRPGGASVKMETSLDPTVGIVELVASDISRLLTNILDNAFYAAAQQQQQAGAGFTPQVHLRTRRVGNKVELRIRDNGPGIPEHLREKLFHPFFTTKPAGVGTGLGLSLCHDIVQEHQGELRVESTPGAGAEFIVTLPAP encoded by the coding sequence ATGATGGATGTACCCGGCTACCGCATCGGCAGAGAACTCACCACCGCGGGCGCCTTCCAGCTCCTGCGCGCCACACGCGAGGAAGATGGCGCCCCGGTCCTCCTCAAGGTCCCCGACACCACGCGTCTTCCCTCGGCCACCGCGCGGCTGCGCCATGAATGGGAGCTGACGAACGCCCTGAACCTCGACGGCGTCCTCCAGCCCCTCGCCTGGACTGAAGCACGAGACGGCGCCCCCGTGCTCGTCCTGGAGGGCTTCGGCGACGCGACGCTGGCACAGCGCCTGTCCCACGGCCGCGTCGAGCCCCGCGCCGCCTGCCGCATCGCGCTGTCGCTGGCGCGCGCCCTGGGCGGCATCCACGAGCAGGGCATCCTCCACCGGGACCTGAACCCCAGCAGCATCGTCGTGGGCACGGACGGCGAGTCCGTGAAGCTCACCAGCTTCACCCTCGCCACGCGCCGGCCCCGCGCCGAGGTCGCGCCGCTCGCCCCCGAGCGACTGGAGGGTACGCTCGAATATCTCTCGCCCGAGGGCACGGGACGAACCCACCGCAGCGTGGACTCGCGCGGCGACTTCTATTCCATGGGCGTGGTGCTCTACGAGCTGCTCACCGGCCGCCGCCCCTTCGCGGACACGGATGCGCTGGGCCTCATCCACGCCCACGTCGCCCTCCCCCCGGCGCCGCCCGTCACCGTCGAGCCCGGGCTCCCCCAGCCCCTCTCCGACATCGCCCTCAAGCTCCTCGCCAAGTCCCCCGAGGACCGCTACCAGAGCGCCTACGGGCTGGTGGCGGACCTCCAGCGCTGCCTGAAGGCCCTGGAGGCCCCGGGGCCCGTCGCCCCGTTCATCCTGGGCGCCAAGGACGTCCCCGAGCGCTTCGCCGTCCCCGAGAAGCTCTACGGCCGCGAACCGCAACAGGCGGCCCTGCGCGAAGCCTTCGAGCGCGCCGCCTCGGGCCGCTCCGCCTTCGTCCTCGTCTCCGGGGCCGCGGGCATGGGCAAGTCCGCCCTCACCGGGACGCTCAAGCGCCCCGTCACGGAGCGCCACGGGCACTTCGCGCGCGGCAAGTACGACCAGCTCCTCCGCGACACACCCTACAGCGGCATCTTCGAGGCCTTCCGCGAGGTGGCGCGCGGACTGCTCGGCGAGCAGGAGCACGACCTGGAGCGCTGGCGGCATCGCCTCCTCGAAGCCGTGGGCGGCATGGGCCGGCTCGTGGTGGACGCGGTGCCTCGCATGGCCCTGGTGCTCGGGGACCAGCCCCCCGTGCCCGAATTGGGGCCCGCGGAGTCGGAGCTGCGCTTCCAACTCGTCCTGCGCAAGCTGGTGGGGGCGCTCGCCTCGCGGGAGCACCCGCTCGTCCTCGTCCTGGACGACCTCCACTGGGCGGACAGCACCAGCCTGCAGCTCCTCCGGCTCCTCCTGACGGACCGGGACATCGAACACCTGCTCGTCATCGCGGGCTGCCGCGCCGAGGAGCTGAGCCCCGACCATCCCGTCGAAGGCCTCGCCCGCGCGCTGCAGGAGCACGGCACTCCGGTCCACCGCATCGACCTGGCGCCGCTGTCACCCGAGGACATGACGCGGCTGGTGTCGGACGTGTTCCCTCCCGCCGAGGGACAACCCGACGCCCAGCTCGACGACCTGGTGCTGTCGTTGTCGGAAGGCAACCCGTTCCACGCCGTGCAGCTCCTGCGCACCTTCTACGAGCGCGGCCTGGTGCGCTTCGACGCGGACGGCGGGGGCTTCCGCTGGGATGCCACCGCGCTGCGGGGCCAGGACTTCAGCGACGGCGTGGTGGCGCTGCTCACCTCCCGCATCCGCGAGCTGTCCTCGTCCGCCCAGGCCCTGCTGCCCATGGCCGCGGCGCTGGGCCACACCTTCGACCTGCACAGCCTCGCCATCGTCCTGGAGCACACCGACGAGGAGGCCGCGAAGGGCCTCGGCGAGGTCCTGCAAGCCGGGCTCGTGACGCCCATCGACGACGCCGACGTCGACACCGGGGGCACGTACCAGTTCACCCATGACCGCGTGCAGCAGGCCGCGCTGGAGCTCATCCCCGCGGACGTGCACCCGGAGATTCACGCGCGCATCGGCCGGCTGCTGCTGCGGCACACGCCGCCGGAGCGGCTGGACGAAGGGCTCGCGGAGCTCGTCAGCCACTTCCACCTGGCCTTGCCCGTGCTCCATGACGAGCAGGAGCGTCACCGCGTCGCGGAGCTGGATCTGCGCGCCGGCCGCAGCGCCAAGTCTCGCGGCGCCTGGGACGCGGCCCGGCGGCTGCTGAGCACGGGCCTGTCGCTGCTCGGCGACGACGGCTGGCGGAAGGACCGGCGGCTCACCTTCGACCTCCACGTCGACGCGTCCGAGGCCGCCTACCTCGCGGCCGACTTCGACCAGATGGAGCGGCTGGCGGCGGCGGCGCTGGCCCAGGCGGTGGACGGCGCGGAGGAGGTCCGGGTGCAGGAGGTCCGGCTCCAGTGCCTCGCGCACCGGGGCGAGCACTCGCGCGGCGTGGACCTGGGCCTGGAAGTGTTGCGCAAGCTGGGCCAGCCCCTGCCCGCGAACCCCAAGCAGCCCCACGTCCTGGCCGCGGTGGCGAAGACGAAGCTGCGCCTGGGCCTGCGCAAGCCCGAGGACCTGGCGGCCCTGCCCGAGTGCACCGATCCGCTCCTGCTCGCCACCCTGCGGCTGCTGGTGAAGCTGTCCTCGCTGGCCTTCATGGCCCGCCCGCTGCTGTTCCCGCTGGTGGTGCTCCGCGTGCTCCAGCTCACCATCCGCCACGGCGCCACGGGCGTGGCCGCGTTCGGCTACGTGGGCTACGGGTTGATGCTGAGCGTCCACCTGGGCAACCCCGAGGAGGGCTTCCGCTACGGCCGGCTGGCGCTGAAGACGCTGGACCGCTTCCACGCGGAGAGCCTGCGGGCCATGGTGACCTTCGTCTTCAACCTCTTCATCCGGCACTGGAAGGAGCCGCTGTCCGGCTGCATCGACGACTTCCTCGCCGCCGCGCAGAAGGGCCAGGAGACGGGCGACATCGAGTACTTCGGCTACGCGGCCAGCGCGGGCTGCGCCACCGCCATCATCGCCCGGGACGGCCTGGCCGACGGCGGCCCGCGCATGGACCGGTACCGCGACACGCTGGCCAACCACCGGCACAAGAACGTGCTCTTCGTCGAGTACATGCGCCACACGCTCGACTCCCTCACCGGCGCCTTCACCGGCGACGTGGAGGCCCGCGAGGAGGAGCTGGTCGCGCCGTACCGGCAGCTCGACTACGCCAACGGCATCGCCACCTGTGACGTGCTGCGCACCCTGCGCCGCTGGCTGTGGGGCGACGCACGCGGGGCCCTCAAGAGCGCCGCGGCGGTGGACGCGCAAGTCGAGCTCATCGCCGGGCAGATCTACCTGCCCTGGTACAAGTTCTACCAAGGCCTGGCGCTCATCGCCGTCCACCCGACGCTGGGGCCGCTGGACCGGCTTCGCTCGTCGCGCGCCATCGACGCCATCCGCAAATCCATGCGCGGCTGGGCGAACCTCGCCCCGATGAACTACGGCGCCCGGGCGGAGCTGCTGGACGCGGAGCGGGCGCGGCTGGACGGACAGGAGGACACGGCGGCGGACGCGTATGACCGGGCCATCCGGCTGGCGCGCCAGTACGGCCTGTCGCTCGACGAGGGCGTGGCCTGCGAGGCCGCGGCGCGCTTCCACCTGACGCAAGCCCGCGAGCGCGTGGCGCGCACCTACCTGGAGGAGGCCCGCGCCGCCTACCTGCGTTGGGGCGCTCGCGCCGTCGCGGCCCGGCTGGAGCGGGAGCACCCCCGGCTGCTCCCCACCGCGCCCGAGCCCACGCGCACCGACGCGCCCACCGAGGCCTCCCTGGCCGCGCTGGACCTGGCCTCGGTCATCAAGACGGCGCGCGCGCTGTCCGGCGAAATCGTCCTGGGCAAGCTGCTGCGCAAGCTGATGACGCTGGTCATCGAGAACGCGGGCGCGCGCCGGGGCGTGCTGCTGCTGAAGCGGACCGAGGGCCTGGTCATCGCGGCGGAGGGCTCGGTGGACAGCGACGGCGTGGTGCTGGAGGCGCCCATCCCCATGGAGGCCTCCACGGCGCTGCCCGCCTCCATCCTCCACTACGTGGTGCGCACCGGGGAGACGGTGCTCCTGCACGACGCCTCGGCGGAGGAGCCCTTCTCCGAGGACCCCTACGTCCGCAGCGCCCAGCCCAAGTCCCTGCTGTGCAGCCCGCTCTTGAAGCAGGGCTCACTGACGGGCGTGCTCTACCTGGAGAACGACGCCACCCGCGGCGCCTTCACCCGCGAGCGGCTGGAGGTGCTGCGCCTGCTGTCATTCCAGGCGGCCATCTCCCTGGAGAACGCCGGCCTCTACGCCAGCCTGGAGGAGTACAGCCGGACGCTGGAGCGCCGCGTGGAGGAGCGCACGGCTGAAATCCAGCGCAAGAACGCCGAGCTGGCGGAGACGCTCACCCGCCTCCAGGAGATGCAGCGTCAGCTCGTCGCGCAGGAGAAGCTCGCGTCCCTGGGCGCGCTCACCGCGGGCATCGCCCACGAGCTCCAGAACCCGCTCAACTTCGTGAACAACTTCTCCAACCTGTCCTCGAAGCTGGCCGGCGAGTTGGAGGAGACGCTGAAGGGCATGGCGGACCGGCTCGACAGCGAGGCCCGCGAGGACGTGCTGGAGACGCTCCAGGATTTGAAGCAGAACGCCCAGCGCATCCACAGCCACGGCAAGCGCGCCTCGGACATCATCAAGACGATGCTCCGGCACTCGCGCAAGTCGGAGGGCACCCGCTCCAAGGCGGACCTCAACCTGCTGGTGCGCGACAGCGTGAATCTGGCGGTGCAGGGCCTGCGCAGCCGCCCCGGGGGCGCCAGCGTGAAGATGGAGACGTCGCTGGACCCCACCGTGGGCATCGTGGAGCTGGTGGCCAGCGACATCAGCCGGTTGCTCACCAACATCCTCGACAACGCCTTCTACGCCGCGGCGCAGCAGCAGCAGCAGGCCGGCGCCGGCTTCACGCCCCAGGTGCACCTGCGCACCCGCCGCGTCGGCAACAAGGTGGAGCTGCGCATCCGCGACAACGGGCCCGGCATCCCCGAGCACCTCCGCGAGAAGCTCTTCCACCCCTTCTTCACCACCAAGCCCGCGGGCGTGGGCACGGGGCTGGGGCTGTCGCTGTGCCACGACATCGTCCAGGAGCACCAGGGCGAGCTCCGCGTGGAGAGCACGCCCGGCGCCGGGGCGGAGTTCATCGTCACCCTGCCCGCGCCCTGA
- the crtI gene encoding phytoene desaturase family protein yields MAGVAARSGGRRALVIGSGFGGLAAAIRLAARGWRVTVLERRDGPGGRANAFQQEGFTFDAGPTVITCPHLLEELWALAGQRMADYVELRPVAPLYRMRFPDGSTFDYHTDREAMRESVRRLSPRDEAGFLSLCARVERMYEAGIGTLMSTPVPDVLSLAPFTPALVRDEAFRSMFGLVSKHIRDERLQQALSFHPLLIGGSPFATASAVYTSIQFVERRWGAFFPVGGTGALVRGLVALLESLGGEVRYGSEVTEITLEGRKATGVRLGDGTGLAADVVVSNADAAWTYRYLLPGHVRKHWTDERIDRARYSMSAFLWYFGTRRQYPEVAHHTLLFGKDFRGMFSGLKGPGQPSPDPLLYLHRPTATDAALAPVGHDAFYVLAPVPHLGTGSEWRHRAESFRRALEERLSRTVLPGLGAELVTSRMVTPEYFRDELRSFRGAAFSFAPTLLQTTFLRAQARSEDVERLYMVGAGTHPGAGLPAVLCSAKIVDAVIPLA; encoded by the coding sequence ATGGCTGGTGTGGCCGCGCGAAGCGGCGGACGCCGCGCGCTCGTGATTGGCAGTGGTTTCGGTGGACTGGCCGCGGCCATCCGGCTGGCGGCGCGTGGCTGGCGCGTCACGGTGCTGGAGCGGAGGGACGGACCGGGCGGGCGGGCGAACGCCTTCCAGCAGGAGGGCTTCACGTTCGACGCGGGGCCCACCGTGATTACGTGTCCGCACCTGCTGGAAGAGCTGTGGGCGCTCGCGGGCCAGCGCATGGCGGACTACGTGGAGCTGCGGCCCGTGGCGCCGCTGTACCGGATGCGGTTCCCGGACGGCTCCACGTTCGACTACCACACGGACCGCGAGGCGATGCGCGAGTCCGTGCGCCGGCTGTCTCCCAGGGATGAGGCGGGGTTCTTGTCGCTGTGCGCCCGCGTGGAGCGGATGTACGAGGCGGGCATTGGCACGCTGATGAGCACGCCGGTGCCGGACGTGCTGAGCCTGGCGCCGTTCACCCCCGCGCTGGTGCGGGACGAGGCGTTCCGGTCGATGTTCGGGCTGGTGTCGAAGCACATCCGCGACGAGCGGCTTCAGCAGGCGTTGAGCTTTCATCCGCTGCTGATCGGCGGCAGCCCCTTCGCGACCGCGAGCGCGGTGTACACGTCGATTCAATTCGTGGAGCGCCGCTGGGGCGCGTTCTTCCCGGTGGGCGGCACGGGGGCCCTGGTCCGCGGCCTGGTGGCGTTGCTGGAGTCCCTGGGCGGCGAGGTCCGTTACGGCAGTGAGGTGACGGAGATCACGCTGGAGGGGCGGAAGGCGACGGGGGTTCGGCTCGGGGATGGGACGGGGCTGGCCGCGGACGTGGTGGTGTCGAACGCGGATGCGGCGTGGACGTACCGGTACCTGTTGCCCGGGCATGTCCGGAAGCACTGGACGGACGAGCGCATCGACCGGGCGCGGTACTCGATGAGCGCGTTCCTCTGGTACTTCGGGACGCGGCGTCAGTATCCGGAGGTGGCGCACCACACGCTGCTGTTCGGCAAGGACTTCCGGGGGATGTTCTCGGGGCTGAAGGGGCCGGGGCAGCCGTCCCCAGACCCGCTGCTGTACCTGCACAGGCCCACGGCGACGGACGCGGCGCTGGCTCCGGTCGGGCATGACGCCTTCTACGTGCTGGCGCCAGTGCCGCATCTGGGGACGGGCTCGGAGTGGAGGCATCGGGCGGAGTCATTCCGGAGGGCGCTGGAGGAACGGCTGTCGCGGACCGTGCTGCCAGGGCTGGGCGCGGAGCTGGTGACGTCGCGGATGGTCACCCCGGAGTACTTCCGCGACGAGCTGCGCTCATTCCGGGGGGCCGCGTTCAGCTTCGCGCCAACGTTGCTTCAGACGACGTTCCTTCGCGCCCAGGCTCGCAGTGAGGACGTGGAACGCCTCTACATGGTCGGGGCGGGCACGCATCCCGGGGCGGGGCTCCCCGCTGTGCTGTGCTCCGCGAAGATCGTCGACGCCGTGATTCCACTGGCGTAG
- a CDS encoding AgmX/PglI C-terminal domain-containing protein gives MAAGQDLAADVDGHWLFKHGDLVLGPLSGAQIVEKLGAGELTPDTLVAPAGEREFHRMSEVDAFRTHVARAEARARVDAAVVVERAKSAKRLKLLGGAAVAGVVVLGVVGIQVARNAAVHGWFGGGEAQPDDFEMGEITIRVAQARVDEEELFEYPAGGARRPGSGGPGVKPATGSSGPGKVAMASTTRSPPDRKPRPSGSVSTEPDGMEVAQQFDQSAINRVVASNKSTLFRCFKEEGARSPGIYAKIPMEFVIGNDGRVSKLWVDNPQFKKGPLYDCLLTEMRKWPFRAYEGERATVGLSFTIGKRG, from the coding sequence ATGGCGGCTGGACAAGACCTTGCGGCGGACGTGGACGGACACTGGCTCTTCAAGCACGGGGACTTGGTCCTGGGGCCCCTCAGTGGCGCGCAGATCGTGGAGAAGCTCGGCGCGGGTGAGCTGACGCCGGACACCCTGGTGGCGCCCGCCGGGGAGCGGGAATTCCACCGCATGTCGGAGGTGGACGCGTTCCGCACGCACGTGGCCCGGGCCGAGGCGCGCGCCCGGGTGGACGCCGCCGTCGTGGTGGAGCGGGCGAAGTCCGCGAAGCGCCTGAAGCTCCTGGGCGGCGCCGCCGTGGCGGGCGTGGTGGTGCTGGGCGTCGTCGGCATCCAGGTGGCGCGCAACGCCGCGGTCCACGGCTGGTTCGGCGGCGGCGAGGCCCAGCCGGACGACTTCGAGATGGGCGAAATCACCATCCGCGTGGCCCAGGCCCGGGTGGATGAGGAGGAGCTCTTCGAGTACCCCGCCGGTGGCGCGCGGCGTCCTGGCTCGGGCGGGCCCGGGGTGAAGCCGGCCACGGGCAGCAGCGGCCCGGGGAAGGTGGCCATGGCCTCCACCACCCGGTCCCCGCCGGACCGCAAGCCCCGGCCGAGCGGCAGCGTGAGCACGGAGCCGGACGGCATGGAGGTGGCGCAGCAGTTCGACCAGTCCGCCATCAACCGGGTGGTGGCCAGCAACAAGTCCACGCTCTTCCGGTGCTTCAAGGAAGAGGGGGCGCGCAGCCCGGGCATCTACGCCAAGATCCCCATGGAGTTCGTCATCGGGAATGACGGCCGGGTGAGCAAGCTGTGGGTGGACAACCCGCAGTTCAAGAAGGGTCCACTCTACGACTGTCTCCTGACGGAGATGCGGAAGTGGCCCTTCCGCGCCTACGAGGGCGAGCGGGCCACGGTGGGCCTGTCGTTCACCATCGGCAAGCGGGGGTAG